In Porites lutea chromosome 1, jaPorLute2.1, whole genome shotgun sequence, a single genomic region encodes these proteins:
- the LOC140921864 gene encoding pre-mRNA-splicing factor syf2-like: MASQVEENDNLAMKGQSSKEASSNGIVKEKDLAGPSSSSSSTAEEKRAERMKRLRELHLRRNEARKLNHQEVVEEDRRKKLPANWDAMQRKTEWENKEEDARKEAEARGENYDRVKLLEVTAEDADRLERKRKKKNPDQGFSDYAAAQYRQYQRLTKQMKPSVDEYSREKDQKGEAMYPSVDDVTYGGQGKVPEAAVDRMVADLEKQIQKREKYSRRRAHLDEEDIDYINERNMKFNQKLARFYDPFTAEIKQNLERGTAI; encoded by the exons atggcGTCACAGGTCGAAGAG AATGATAACTTGGCAATGAAGGGCCAAAGCAGCAAAGAGGCGAGCAGCAACGGCATCGTCAAAGAAAAAGATCTAGCGGGGCCGTCTTCTTCATCATCGTCCACGGCTGAGGAAAAAAGAGCAGAGAGGATGAAGAGATTGCGAGAGCTTCATCTAAGAAGG AATGAAGCTCGAAAATTAAATCACCAAGAAGTTGTTGAAGAAGATAGACGGAAAAAGTTGCCTGCAAACTGGGATGCAATGCAAAGGAAGACTGAATGGGAGAACAAGGAAGAAGACGCCAGAAAG GAAGCTGAAGCCCGTGGAGAAAATTATGACAGGGTTAAGTTGTTAGAAGTAACTGCAGAGGATGCAGATAGACTTGagaggaagagaaaaaagaagaatccTGATCAAGGCTTTTCAG ACTATGCTGCAGCTCAGTACAGACAGTACCAGCGGCTGACCAAACAGATGAAACCTTCTGTAGATGAATACTCAagagaaaaagaccaaaa AGGAGAGGCAATGTACCCAAGTGTAGATGATGTGACTTATGGAGGACAGGGTAAAGTGCCTGAAGCTGCTGTGGACAGAATGGTTGCAGACTTGGAAAAGCA AATTCAAAAGAGAGAGAAGTACAGCCGTAGACGAGCTCACTTGGATGAAGAAGACATTGATTATATTAATGAGCGTAACATGAAGTTCAACCAGAAACTGGCCAGGTTTTATGACCCATTTACTGCTGAAATCAAGCAGAACTTGGAAAGAGGAACTGCTATATAA
- the LOC140922013 gene encoding acetyl-CoA acetyltransferase, cytosolic-like has product MAASSGYNDSDIVIVAAGRTPIGNLNGCLSSLKAHELGSIVIQDVLSRAKVAPSDVSEVIMGQVCTAGQGQGPARQAALHAGIPSSVPAYGVNMLCGSGLKAVALGYQSVSSDKTSIVVAGGQESMSQAPHCCHMRSPLKMGDVKLVDSMMLDGLIDAFHDYHMGITAENVAKQWKVSRHEQDQFAVTSQNRVERAQKDGHFNQEIITIPVKIRKGTIEVKEDEFPRHGTTMEGLARLKPCFLQDGTGTVTAGNASGINDGSAAVVLMTYAETTKSDAAPLARIVSWGQAGVDPSVMGTGPIPATRKALQKANWKIEDVDLFELNEAFAAQSCAVIKDLGLDPQKVNVSGGAIALGHPIGASGCRILVTLLHGLKRTGGKRGVAALCIGGGMGIAMCVERL; this is encoded by the exons ATGGCGGCAAGTTCGGGTTATAATGATTCGGATATTGTCATCGTAGCAGCGGGAAGAACGCCAATTGGGAACTTAAATGGTTGTCTTAGTTCTCTGAAAGCTCATGAACTGGGATCCATAGTTATTCAAGATGTTTTATCTCGTGCAAAGGTCGCGCCTTCTGACGTGTCAGAAGTGATCATGGGACAAGTTTGCACCGCAG GTCAAGGCCAGGGTCCTGCACGTCAGGCAGCATTGCATGCTGGGATCCCATCATCTGTACCAGCATATGGTGTGAATATGTTATGTGGGTCAGGATTAAAGGCTGTGGCACTTGGTTATCAATCTGTATCCAGTGACAAAACTTCTATTGTTGTTGCTGGAGGTCAAGAAAGCATGAGTCAG GCCCCACACTGTTGCCATATGAGATCACCATTAAAGATGGGTGATGTTAAACTTGTGGACTCTATGATGTTAGATGGTCTTATTGATGCATTTCATGACTATCACATGGGAATTACAG CTGAGAATGTTGCAAAGCAGTGGAAAGTCAGCAGGCATGAACAAGATCAGTTTGCTGTTACGTCTCAAAACAGAGTAGAGAGGGCACAGAAGGATGGCCACTTTAATCAAGAGATTATCACCATTCCTgtgaaaataagaaaag GTACAATAGAAGTCAAAGAAGATGAATTCCCACGTCATGGTACCACAATGGAGGGCCTAGCTCGTCTCAAGCCTTGCTTTCTCCAAGATGGCACAGGTACAGTGACTGCTGGGAATGCCTCAGGAATCAATGATGGCTCTGCGGCAGTTGTGCTCATGACATATGCAGAGACAACCAAAAGTGATGCGGCACCCCTGGCTCGTATTGTCTCCTGGGGTCAGGCGGGTGTGGACCCATCTGTGATGGGTACAGGGCCCATTCCTGCCACTCGGAAAGCT CTTCAAAAGGCCAACTGGAAAATTGAGGATGTTGACTTGTTTGAGCTAAATGAGGCCTTTGCAGCTCAGTCATGTGCTGTTATTAAAGATCTGGGACTTGATCCGCAAAAG gtcaatgtcagtGGTGGCGCTATAGCTCTTGGACACCCAATAGGAGCGTCCGGGTGCAGAATTCTTGTTACTCTGTTGCATGGCTTAAAACGGACGGGTGGGAAAAGAGGAGTAGCTGCACTGTGTATTGGCGGTGGTATGGGTATTGCTATGTGCGTGGAAAGGTTATGA